One Pomacea canaliculata isolate SZHN2017 linkage group LG9, ASM307304v1, whole genome shotgun sequence DNA segment encodes these proteins:
- the LOC112572357 gene encoding prolyl-tRNA synthetase associated domain-containing protein 1-like, which translates to MATSAAKGKNELLALLSQLNISAHTVEHPEVYTVEEALPHTNGLPGVFAKNLFLKDKKKSLWLFCAPHDLDVKLNDLAKLVGVPGGFRFADEAALHTVLGVRQGAVTLFGLVNDVSHQVKLILDESFWEEGKTDGSIKETTKTENKLEKDCDPITETLDKMQVTTEGKGSSPGLIIQDEEHASQHRIYFHPLVNSASTGITLLELKQFLAYTGHEPIVVKCLSKKI; encoded by the exons ATGGCGACATCAGCTGCAAAAGGGAAAAACGAGCTGCTGGCATTACTTTCACAGCTCAATATATCGGCTCATACTGTTGAACATCCTGAG GTTTACACTGTGGAAGAAGCATTACCACACACAAATGGGCTGCCAGGAGTGTTTGccaaaaatttgtttctgaaagataaaaagaagtcACTGTGGCTCTTTTGTGCACCACATGATCTTGACGTCAAGCTCAACGACCTAGCAAAACTAGTTGGTGTTCCTGGTGGATTCAGATTTGCTGATGAGGCTGCATTACATACTGTTCTAGGAGTGAGACAGGGAGCCGTAACCCTGTTTGGGCTAGTCAATGATGTCAGTCATCAGGTTAAACTTATTTTGGATGAAAGTTTCTGGGAAGAAGGTAAGACTGATGGAAGTATAAAAGAAAccacaaaaactgaaaataaattagaaaaagatTGTGATCCTATCACAGAAACTTTAGACAAAATGCAGGTAACTACGGAGGGAAAGGGATCAAGTCCTGGACTAATAATACAAGATGAAGAACATGCTTCTCAGCACAGAATCTATTTTCATCCATTGGTCAATAGTGCAAGCACAGGGATTACCTTGCTGGAGCTGAAACAGTTTTTAGCTTATACAGGCCATGAGCCTATTGTTGTGAAGTGTCTGtctaaaaaaatatga